The following coding sequences lie in one Rutidosis leptorrhynchoides isolate AG116_Rl617_1_P2 chromosome 6, CSIRO_AGI_Rlap_v1, whole genome shotgun sequence genomic window:
- the LOC139853267 gene encoding E3 SUMO-protein ligase SIZ1-like isoform X1 produces MDLVTSCKEKMAHFRIKELKGILTHFGLLKQGKKQDLIDRIIAIISDDQGSAVSGMWAKKYVVKKEEVAKLVDDIHRKMQISGATDLASKGQSVSNITINTTFKEETEDTYQTEKVRCLCGSSSQANSMIKCEDKKCNVWQHIGCVIIQEKPMEGLLPTPPSTFYCELCRLVRADPFWVTMGHPLYPVKLAITSIPTDGTSPVQNIEKTFQLTKAYRDLLGKPEFELQVWCMLLNDKVSFRMQWPQYADLQVNGMPVRAINRPGSQLLGANGRDDGPIITPCTRDGSNKIVLTGCDARVFCLGVRIVKRRTVQQILNLIPKEADGERFEDAVARVCRCVGGGPATEIADSDSDFEVVSDSIPVNLRCPMSGSRMKIAGRFKPCVHMGCFDLEVFVQMNQRSRKWQCPICLKNYSLENVIIDPYFTRITTKMRNCGEDITEIEVKPDGSWRVKPETGQQNLGQLGQWHLPDGNLCVPIEIESKPKPKPESLKHIKQGGLEGHNTGLKLGIKKNSNGIWEVSKPENLHSASSGNKLPENVFSNGQNGHLMSSSASVSGRDGEDISINQNGGHHFADLNPTVTAGDADIIVLSDSDDETTNLMSSGPVYNNGDINSHEILHQQTEDPIVNAGGSSCLGLFNSDDDFGASFWSLPSTSQVGPSFQLFGTDDNVHHGLSTPIDGFSLADELMNSSAPDSSSLYESNNLDINDGLVDNLLAFGQNDPSLQLFLPTRPSEVADHVDSRDQPSVSKGLHGDDWISLRLGGCTSGVNGEPATTNGLNQLPSKDGPMDTLADTASLFIGSKSSKSNRERSDNPFVPRQKRSVRPRLYLSSETDSEDER; encoded by the exons ATGGATTTGGTAACAAGTTGCAAG GAAAAAATGGCACATTTTCGGATAAAAGAGCTGAAGGGCATACTTACTCATTTTGGCCTTTTGAAACAAGGAAAGAAGCAG GATCTTATTGACAGAATAATAGCTATTATCTCAGATGATCAAG GTTCAGCAGTTTCTGGAATGTGGGCCAAAAAATATGTTGTTAAGAAGGAAGAGGTGGCTAAACTGGTTGATGACATTCACAG AAAGATGCAGATTTCAGGAGCAACTGACTTGGCATCTAAAGGTCAAAGTGTGTCAAATATTACTATCAATACAACCTTTAAGGAGGAAACTGAAGATACTTATCAGACAGAAAAAGTTCGTTGTCTTTGTGGAAGTTCTTCTCAAGCAAATTCAATGATAAAG TGTGAGGATAAAAAATGCAACGTGTGGCAACATATAGGCTGTGTTATTATTCAAGAGAAGCCAATGGAGGGTTTACTGCCAACACCTCCCTCAACTTTTTATTGTGAACTATGTAGGCTTGTTCGTGCAGATCC ATTCTGGGTAACCATGGGCCACCCTTTATATCCGGTAAAGCTGGCTATTACAAGTATTCCTACAGATGG CACAAGTCCAGTACAGAATATTGAGAAGACTTTTCAGCTTACAAAAGCTTACAGGGATTTGTTGGGGAAACCTGAGTTTGAACTTCAG GTCTGGTGTATGCTATTAAATGACAAGGTTTCTTTTAGGATGCAATGGCCACAATATGCTGACTTACAAGTCAACG GTATGCCTGTGCGAGCAATCAATAGACCTGGATCTCAACTTCTGGGGGCTAATGGGCGTGATGATGGCCCTATT ATCACGCCATGCACACGTGATGGAAGTAACAAAATCGTGTTGACAGGTTGTGATGCTCGTGTGTTTTGTTTGGGCGTTAGAATCGTCAAACGGCGCACAGTTCAACAG ATTCTCAACCTAATTCCTAAAGAGGCTGATGGTGAGAGATTTGAAGATGCGGTTGCACGTGTTTGTCGATGCGTTGGTGGTGGGCCCGCTACAGAAATTGCAGATAGTGACAGCGATTTCGAGGTCGTGTCAGATTCTATACCCGTTAATCTACGATGTCCT ATGAGTGGGTCAAGAATGAAAATTGCTGGAAGATTCAAACCTTGTGTCCACATGGGTTGCTTTGATCTTGAAGTATTTGTCCAAATGAACCAACGCTCTCGAAAg TGGCAATGCCCTATCTGTCTCAAGAATTACTCCTTGGAGAATGTCATTATTGATCCATACTTCACTCGTATCACAACTAAG ATGCGAAATTGTGGAGAAGACATAACAGAAATCGAGGTAAAACCAGACGGTTCTTGGCGTGTAAAGCCCGAAACTGGTCAACAAAATTTAGGGCAACTCGGGCAGTGGCATTTACCCGATGGTAATCTGTGCGTTCCAATTGAAATCGAGTCTAAACCTAAACCTAAACCAGAATCTTTAAAGCACATTAAACAAGGTGGTCTTGAAGGTCATAATACAGGTTTAAAACTCGGGATTAAGAAAAACAGTAACGGGATTTGGGAAGTTAGCAAACCCGAAAATCTTCATTCAGCTTCTTCTGGCAATAAATTACCCGAAAATGTTTTTAGTAACGGGCAAAATGGTCATTTAATGAGTAGCAGTGCTTCTGTTAGTGGTAGAGATGGTGAAGATATTAGTATCAATCAAAATGGTGGTCACCATTTTGCTGACCTCAACCCGACCGTGACAGCTGGCGATGCTGACATCATCGTTCTCAGTGATTCGGatgacgagactactaacttaatgtcgTCTGGACCAGTTTACAATAACGGTGATATTAATTCTCATGAAATTCTTCATCAACAAACGGAAGACCCAATTGTAAACGCTGGTGGGAGTTCGTGTTTAGGTCTTTTTAACAGCGATGATGATTTTGGGGCGTCGTTTTGGTCTTTACCTTCTACTAGTCAAGTGGGACCCAGCTTTCAGTTATTTGGTACGGATGATAACGTGCATCATGGACTTAGTACACCAATAGACGGTTTCTCATTGGCTGATGAGCTTATGAATAGTTCAGCACCCGATTCTTCTTCACTTTACGAATCTAATAATCTTGACATAAACGATGGTTTGGTTGATAATCTGTTAGCTTTTGGACAAAACGATCCGTCACTTCAGCTTTTTCTTCCGACCCGACCATCAGAAGTGGCTGACCATGTTGACTCGAGAGACCAGCCGAGTGTGTCTAAGGGTTTGCATGGTGATGACTGGATATCACTACGGTTAGGTGGCTGCACCAGTGGTGTAAATGGTGAACCCGCCACCACAAATGGGTTGAACCAACTACCATCCAAAGACGGCCCCATGGATACATTGGCGGATACTG CTTCTTTGTTTATTGGAAGTAAAAGTAGCAAGTCTAACAGGGAAAGATCAGATAACCCTTTCGTTCCTCGCCAAAAACGGTCAGTAAGACCAAGGTTGTATCTATCCAGCGAGACCGACTCTGAAGATGAGAGATAA
- the LOC139853267 gene encoding E3 SUMO-protein ligase SIZ1-like isoform X2 — translation MEGLLPTPPSTFYCELCRLVRADPFWVTMGHPLYPVKLAITSIPTDGTSPVQNIEKTFQLTKAYRDLLGKPEFELQVWCMLLNDKVSFRMQWPQYADLQVNGMPVRAINRPGSQLLGANGRDDGPIITPCTRDGSNKIVLTGCDARVFCLGVRIVKRRTVQQILNLIPKEADGERFEDAVARVCRCVGGGPATEIADSDSDFEVVSDSIPVNLRCPMSGSRMKIAGRFKPCVHMGCFDLEVFVQMNQRSRKWQCPICLKNYSLENVIIDPYFTRITTKMRNCGEDITEIEVKPDGSWRVKPETGQQNLGQLGQWHLPDGNLCVPIEIESKPKPKPESLKHIKQGGLEGHNTGLKLGIKKNSNGIWEVSKPENLHSASSGNKLPENVFSNGQNGHLMSSSASVSGRDGEDISINQNGGHHFADLNPTVTAGDADIIVLSDSDDETTNLMSSGPVYNNGDINSHEILHQQTEDPIVNAGGSSCLGLFNSDDDFGASFWSLPSTSQVGPSFQLFGTDDNVHHGLSTPIDGFSLADELMNSSAPDSSSLYESNNLDINDGLVDNLLAFGQNDPSLQLFLPTRPSEVADHVDSRDQPSVSKGLHGDDWISLRLGGCTSGVNGEPATTNGLNQLPSKDGPMDTLADTASLFIGSKSSKSNRERSDNPFVPRQKRSVRPRLYLSSETDSEDER, via the exons ATGGAGGGTTTACTGCCAACACCTCCCTCAACTTTTTATTGTGAACTATGTAGGCTTGTTCGTGCAGATCC ATTCTGGGTAACCATGGGCCACCCTTTATATCCGGTAAAGCTGGCTATTACAAGTATTCCTACAGATGG CACAAGTCCAGTACAGAATATTGAGAAGACTTTTCAGCTTACAAAAGCTTACAGGGATTTGTTGGGGAAACCTGAGTTTGAACTTCAG GTCTGGTGTATGCTATTAAATGACAAGGTTTCTTTTAGGATGCAATGGCCACAATATGCTGACTTACAAGTCAACG GTATGCCTGTGCGAGCAATCAATAGACCTGGATCTCAACTTCTGGGGGCTAATGGGCGTGATGATGGCCCTATT ATCACGCCATGCACACGTGATGGAAGTAACAAAATCGTGTTGACAGGTTGTGATGCTCGTGTGTTTTGTTTGGGCGTTAGAATCGTCAAACGGCGCACAGTTCAACAG ATTCTCAACCTAATTCCTAAAGAGGCTGATGGTGAGAGATTTGAAGATGCGGTTGCACGTGTTTGTCGATGCGTTGGTGGTGGGCCCGCTACAGAAATTGCAGATAGTGACAGCGATTTCGAGGTCGTGTCAGATTCTATACCCGTTAATCTACGATGTCCT ATGAGTGGGTCAAGAATGAAAATTGCTGGAAGATTCAAACCTTGTGTCCACATGGGTTGCTTTGATCTTGAAGTATTTGTCCAAATGAACCAACGCTCTCGAAAg TGGCAATGCCCTATCTGTCTCAAGAATTACTCCTTGGAGAATGTCATTATTGATCCATACTTCACTCGTATCACAACTAAG ATGCGAAATTGTGGAGAAGACATAACAGAAATCGAGGTAAAACCAGACGGTTCTTGGCGTGTAAAGCCCGAAACTGGTCAACAAAATTTAGGGCAACTCGGGCAGTGGCATTTACCCGATGGTAATCTGTGCGTTCCAATTGAAATCGAGTCTAAACCTAAACCTAAACCAGAATCTTTAAAGCACATTAAACAAGGTGGTCTTGAAGGTCATAATACAGGTTTAAAACTCGGGATTAAGAAAAACAGTAACGGGATTTGGGAAGTTAGCAAACCCGAAAATCTTCATTCAGCTTCTTCTGGCAATAAATTACCCGAAAATGTTTTTAGTAACGGGCAAAATGGTCATTTAATGAGTAGCAGTGCTTCTGTTAGTGGTAGAGATGGTGAAGATATTAGTATCAATCAAAATGGTGGTCACCATTTTGCTGACCTCAACCCGACCGTGACAGCTGGCGATGCTGACATCATCGTTCTCAGTGATTCGGatgacgagactactaacttaatgtcgTCTGGACCAGTTTACAATAACGGTGATATTAATTCTCATGAAATTCTTCATCAACAAACGGAAGACCCAATTGTAAACGCTGGTGGGAGTTCGTGTTTAGGTCTTTTTAACAGCGATGATGATTTTGGGGCGTCGTTTTGGTCTTTACCTTCTACTAGTCAAGTGGGACCCAGCTTTCAGTTATTTGGTACGGATGATAACGTGCATCATGGACTTAGTACACCAATAGACGGTTTCTCATTGGCTGATGAGCTTATGAATAGTTCAGCACCCGATTCTTCTTCACTTTACGAATCTAATAATCTTGACATAAACGATGGTTTGGTTGATAATCTGTTAGCTTTTGGACAAAACGATCCGTCACTTCAGCTTTTTCTTCCGACCCGACCATCAGAAGTGGCTGACCATGTTGACTCGAGAGACCAGCCGAGTGTGTCTAAGGGTTTGCATGGTGATGACTGGATATCACTACGGTTAGGTGGCTGCACCAGTGGTGTAAATGGTGAACCCGCCACCACAAATGGGTTGAACCAACTACCATCCAAAGACGGCCCCATGGATACATTGGCGGATACTG CTTCTTTGTTTATTGGAAGTAAAAGTAGCAAGTCTAACAGGGAAAGATCAGATAACCCTTTCGTTCCTCGCCAAAAACGGTCAGTAAGACCAAGGTTGTATCTATCCAGCGAGACCGACTCTGAAGATGAGAGATAA